A segment of the Rhizobium sp. ZPR4 genome:
AAGTCGGGCAATTGGCGCCCGGCGTCACGGCCGACATGGACAAGCACATGGGCGCCGCAATCGAGAAACTGCCGCGCCACCTCCAGCCCGATGCCTCGGCCGGCGCCGGTGACCACGACGTTGCGATTTTCGAATAGCTTCGGATGAAACACGATAACCTCCCCAATCGCACTATTCGCGCGCCGGTAATTGCGGAATTTTCACTTTATCATATGATGACGAAAAAACGAAAGAAAGGGAGCGAAAGCCATGTTCCTGTCCGGGCGACAGACTGAGATACTCGACATCGCCAAGGCGGAAGGGCGAGTGCTGGTCGAGGAGCTGGCGCTGCGCTTTTCGGTCACGCCGCAAACCATCCGCAAGGACCTCAACGATCTCTGCGATGGGCGCGTGCTCTCACGCGTGCATGGCGGCGCGATTTTTCCCGGCGGAACCGAGAACGTGAAATATGAGGCGAGACGATCCATCGCCGCGCCCGAAAAACATGCGATCGGCCGCGCTGCGGCAAGCCTGATCCCCAACAACAGCTCGCTTTTCATCAATATCGGCACGACGACGGAAGCCGTCGGCGAAGCACTCCTTGGCCATCACGAGCTGATGGTCATTACCAATAATATCAACGTTGCCAACAAGTTACGTATTTTCCCATCCATCGAGGTCGTGATTTCCGGCGGTGTCGTGCGCGGCTCGGATGGCGGTATCGTCGGCGAGGCTGCCGTCGATTTCATCAAGCAGTTCAAGGTCGATTATGCCGTCATCGGCGCCTCCGCGATCGATCCCGATGGTGCGCTTCTGGATTTCGACTTTCGCGAAGTGAAAGTCGCGCAGGCCATCATCGCCAATGCCCGGCATGTCATCCTCGTCGCCGACAGCACCAAGTTCGAACGAACCGCCCCGGTTCGCATCGGCCATCTGTCGCAGGTTCATACGTTCGTAACAGACGAATGTAGTATCGAATCCGTGCGCTCCATCGCCGCGGAACATGACGTGCATCTCGTGGAAACCTCTCGCAGATCGGCCTGATCGGCGCACTTTCTGTCAAGAAACGTTCGTTTGACATTCGTATCTGTTTCGCTTTAGATGGATTAGTTTCGATTTCCATCTTCAGGGGATGGCTGACCTTTGCGGAGGGGCGGGTGAGCGAGCAGGTCTACGACATTTTCGTTATCGGCGGCGGTATCAATGGCTGCGGCATCGCCCGCGACGCCATCGGACGCGGCTACAAGGTCGCGCTTGCCGAGATGAACGACTTCGCCTCGGGCACGTCATCCGGCGCCACCAAGCTCATCCATGGCGGACTGCGCTACCTCGAACACTATGAATTCCGTCTCGTGCGCGAATCGCTGATGGAGCGCGAAGTGCTCTGGGCGATGGCACCGCACATCATCTGGCCGATGCGCTTCGTGCTCCCCTATCACAAGGGCGGCATCCGGCCGGCCTGGCTGATCCGCCTTGGCCTTTTCCTCTACGATCACCTCGGCGGCCGAAAGCTCTTGCCGCCGACGGCGACGCTGGACATGAAGAAGGATCCTGCGGGCAAGCCGCTGAAGGCCCTCTTCACCAAGGCTTTCGAATACTCCGACGGCTGGGTCGACGATGCCCGTATGGTGGTGCTGAACGCCCGCGACGCAGCCGATCGCGGCGCGACGATCATGCCGCGGACGAAGGTGGTCTCGGCGCGCCGCGAAGGCGCGGTCTGGGTGATCGAAACGGAAAATACGATCAGCGGCGAGAAGCGCGAGTTTCGCTCGCGCATGCTGGTCAATGCCGCAGGCCCCTGGGTCGATCATGTCCTCTCCGATGCCTTCGGCAAGAACCAGGTCCACAATGTCCGCCTCGTTCAGGGCAGCCACATCATCGTGCGCAAGAAGTTCGATGGTCCCCGCGCCTACTTCTTCCAGAACCCGGACAACCGCATCATCTTCGCCATTCCCTACGAGCAGGATTTCACCCTGATCGGCACCACGGATCGCGACTACAAGGACGATCCGAAGGATGTGAAGATTACCGAGGACGAAACCACCTATCTCTGCAACGCTGCCAGCGAATATTTCAAGGAGCCGGTACGACCCGAAGATATCGTCTGGACCTATTCGGCCGTTCGCCCGCTCTATGATGATGGCGCCTCCAAGGCACAGGAAGCGACACGCGACTACGTTCTCAAGGTCGAGGGCGAAGAGGGCCAGGCACCGTTGCTGAATGTCTTTGGCGGCAAACTCACCACCTATCGTCGCCTGGGCGAGCATGCGCTGGAGAAGATCGGCGAGGCGATCGGCCTCAAGGGCACGCCCTGGACCGCCGGGAGCTCGCTGCCGGGTGGCGACTTTCCCGTTCGCGGCTACGATGCCGAAGTCTCCAAGCTGAAATCACGCTATCCCTTCCTCGCCGATCAGCACGCCCGCCGCCTCATTCGCCGCTATGGGACGCGCGCCACGATGATCCTTGGCAACGCAAAGACGATCGCCGATCTCGGCCGCTGTTTTGGAAGCGATCTCTACGAGGCGGAAGTGCGGTATCTGGTCGAGCAGGAATGGGCCTATAGCGCCGCCGACATTCTCTGGCGCCGCTCCAAGAAGGGCCTCTATCTCTCGAAGGATGAAGCCGCAGCGCTCGAAAGCTACATGGCCGACAGCCACGTCCACGCCTGAGCGTTCAATTCACTCTCCGGGATCAAGCAATCGCGGCCCAGCCCCTTCTTCGGAAAGCGTATCCCAGGGATTGCGCAAGGGACAGCTGTCGAGCGAAAGACAGCCACAGCCGATGCAGCTGTCCAGCTGATTGCGAAGTCCCTGCAAGCGTTTGATGCGGTCGTCGAGATCGTCCTTCCACTGCTCCGAAAGCGCCTTCCAATCCGACGCCGTCGGCGTGCGCCCCTGTGGCAATGATTGAAGAGCCGCCTGAATCTCTGCAAGCGGGATGCCGACCCTTTGCGCTACCTTGATGACAGCAACCCGCCGTAACACTTCGCGGGGGTAACGCCGCTGGTTGCCGCGGCTGCGATGGCTCTCGATCAGGCCTTTCGCCTCATAGAAATGCAGTGCGGATACCGCCACTCCGCTACGTGCCGCGACCTCGCCGACCGTCAGCAGCTTCGAAAATTGAGCAGGATCGATTTTTCCCATAATTCGCTATTGACCTTAACTTTACTTGAGGTTTTATAACCCTGGCTCCGAACCGCGTAAAGCAGGAGCATGACATGACAGAAAGAACCCGGCTGGCGATCATCTACGGCAGTACGCGCCCGGGCCGGCTGTGCGACCGGGTGGTCAACTGGGTTGCCCGCGAATTGGCGCACTATCCGCTTGTAGACATCGACCTGATCGACCCCCTCGAATTCGACCTGCCTTTTGCGCACAACCGCGAGCATCCCGGCGTCGCGGCTCTCTCTGAGCGGCTTTCGGATGCCGATGCCTTCATCGTGGTCACGCCGGAATACAATCACAGCTTCACCGCCTCGCTGAAATTCGTGCTCGATCTCGTCTACGAACCCTGGCATGGCAAACCTGTCGCCTTCGTCTCCTATGGCGGCATCTCCGGCGGCCTGCGCGCCGTGGAACAGTTGCGGCTCGTCTTTGCCGAACTGCATACGGTCACCGTGCGCGATACGGTCAGCTTCGCCAATCCGTGGGGCAGATTTGCCGAGGATGGTACGCTGGAAAACCCGCTCGATGCGCGAAAATCACTTGTTCTCATGATCGCGCGGCTGAACTGGTGGAGCAACGCCTTGAAACCGGCACGCACGACGCGCCCCTATCGCTCCGCAGCCGCCTGATCCCTCTCCCAGACATAGGAATCCGATCTCTCGTTTCTGGCAGGTGCGGGAGATCGGTTCGATGCCCGGATCCGGCACCACGGGTCCGGGCGTCCTGCCTTCAAGGATCACGCTTGCCGAAACGGTCGCGATGACCTAACGCAATAGGAGGAGATCTCGGGCGGATACGGGAATGGAGAACGGGAAGCGGCTGGGAGGAGCGGATTTCATGCGCGCCGTCGCATGTCTGATGGTGCTTGTTCACCATCTCGTGCTCCGAATGAATTTTTACAAGATCCCTCCGGATCTGGATATGACCTTCATAATCGCGCGCTTCGGCAACCACGGTGTCTCGGTCTTCTTCGTCCTCAGCGGCTTTCTTCTGGCCCGTCCCTTCTGGCAGGCGCTGGATAAGGCCCAACCTTTGCCTTCACTAAAGATTTACGCCATGCGCCGCGCGGCGCGTATCCTGCCGGGCTTCTGGTTTGCCCTGACGGTCGGCTTCCTGATCAGCTTCACGATCTACGGCTTTCCGTTGGATGCGGAACTGATCGGCCGCTATATGGCCGGTTTCTTCCTGATGAGCCAATGGCATTGGCGCACCTTTTTCCCGGTGCAGGGCGATGGGCCTCTATGGTCGATCCCCTTCGAGACGACCTGCTATGTCCTCTTGCCGGTCGGTTTCCTGCTGCTGTTTCATCCGAAATTGAGATCGCGCTCCATGCTCGTCAGCCGCCTGCTCTGGATCGGCATCATCGCGATATCATTGGTCGGCCATTGGCTTGTCGTCACCTATCTCCCGACCGACAGCGTCGGGCGGGGATGGCAATATGGCTTCCAGGGTGGCGCCAAGGAATGGATGCCGCGCTACAACCCCATCGGCTTCTTTGCGATATTCGCGATCGGCGCGCTCGCCGCGGGCATCCAGACCGCCCTCCCGGCCCGCCGCTCGGTAATCTATGACACCATCGGCGTGCTCGCGATCGTCATGGGTGCGTGGCAGCTGCCGCAGTCGATCGGCGGCGCGGCGGAGGGCTATGCCTGGCTCGGCATTCCCTATCAATTCCCGTTGCTTCCGCTAGCGGTCGCGATCGCGCTTTGCACGCTTCCGCAATCGCTACTGCTGGCAAAATTGCTCGACAATCCCGTAAGCCGTTATGTCGCCACAGTCTCCTTCGGGGTCTACATCTGGCAGGATATCGTGCTGACCTTGATGCCACAGCTATTCCCCTCGTCTTTCGGGGCAGGTTCGGACAATGTGCTGGGCGGCTGGATAGTCTCGAGCCTGATCGCAGCCGCCATCATCTTCGCTATCGGCACGCTGAGCTATGTGCTGCTCGAGCGCCCCGTCATTCAGTGGGCGCGGACACGGGAAGGTAAAGTCATGCGACCCGCCACTGCTTGACGGGTCGTGGAAGGAGGCAGCGCCGGCGAGAATTGCTGAATGCATCCTAGATGCGCGTCGCCCTCAGCCGCTCTTCATCGAGAACGATACCGAGCCCCGGCGCGACGCCGAGATCCAGCCAGCCGGCATCATGCTTGAGCGGCGCGGCCATTGGATAGTCACGGCGGGCTTCGCTCCATTCCGGATTGTCATAGGGGTATTCGAGCCAGGCGGCATCGGCAACGCCGGCCGTCAGATGCGCGTTAGCCAACACGCCGATACCGTTCGTCCAGGAATGCGGCGTGAACTGCACGCCCGCCTCGCGCGCCTGATAGGCGAGCCGCCGGCAACCGGTAATGCCGCCAACAAGCGCGACATCGGGCTGGATGACATCGAAAGCACGTTCCTCGATGATATCGCGGAACTCGTAGAGCTCGCGCGTCATCTCGCCGCCAACGATCCGGACCGACGTTGCCTGCTTCAATTCCTTCATGCCCTTGCGGTCCGAGCGATGCAGCGGCTCTTCCATCCAGTAGACGCCGAGCCGCTCCAGCTCCTTGGCAACGGCCAGCGCGTCCTTGAAGGTCCAGGGGAGCGTCGTATCCCAGGGCATGCGCCAACCCTGATTGCAGTCGACCATGAGTTCCAGCCGGTCGCCGACGCGGGCGCGGATCGCTTCCAGCGCCTTGACGTCCTCGCGCCAGCCGCCGCGGCCGCCCGAGGACGAGGAGAAGCGCACCTTCATGGCCGGGAAGCCTTCGTCGATATAGCGCTCGGCCTGATCTGCCATGGCCGAGGGTTCGCGCAGCACGCCGGAGGAGGCATAGAGCCTTACACGGCTGGCACGGCCGCCGAGCATCCGCCAGACCGGCTCGCCGGTGATCTTGCCGGATAGGTCCCACAGCGCCAGATCCATCGGCCAGCAGCGGCCATAATGGAAATTGATGTGCGAGAGGACTTCATAATGCCGTTCGACGTGCCGGGGATCCTGCCCGATGAACAGATCCTCATGTCCCTCGAAACCCTTCATCAGGTCGCCGGAGCCGATGCCTTCACGTCCCTCATCATCTCGGACGCGCACGATGGTCGCATCGAAATGCTTACGCGGACGGCCATCCCAGCTCGCCTTGAACGCCGGATCGAGCGGCAGGCGGTGATGGGTGATTTCGATGGAAACGATCTTGCTCATTATGCTCCCCTTATCCTCCAGGCATGATCCCGCAAGCGTCGCCGCTTCGGACGGGATCATGCTGACTTCAATCCTCAGCCGAACTGCTGCCAGATCGTCTTGTAGTCGCAGTATTTATCGATCGCATGCACCGAGCGGTCGCGGCCGAAACCGGACTGCTTGAAGCCACCGAACGGCGTCGCGAAGTTCGACATGTCATAGGTGTTGATCCACACCGTACCCGCATGGATCTCTTCGGAAAAGCGGTGAGCGCGATCCATGTCCCTGGTAAAGACCGCTCCGGCAAGGCCATAGATCGTGTCATTGGCGATCTTCAGCGCCTCCTCTTCGGTGTCAAAGGGGATGGCTGCGAGAACCGGGCCGAAGATTTCCTGTCGTGCCAGGCTCATATCGTTGGTCATGTCGACGAAAACGCCCGGCGAGACGTAATAGCCACCGGTTTCGCTCAAGACGCGCTCGGCGCCGAAGGCACGGCGCGCGCCTTCCTTCTCGCCGGCAGCAATCATCGCCAGCACCTTGTTCATGTGCTCTTCCTCGATCAAGGCGCCGATCTGCGCTGCGGGGTCGAGCGGATGCTTGAGCGCGATATCGGAGCGGGTCACCGCCTCGATCTTTGCGATCAGTTTGTCCTGCACGGAACGCTGCACAATGAGGCGCGTCGAGGCATGGCAGGTCTCGCCGGAATTGTAGAAGCAACCCCAGGCCGCAGCCACGGCTGCGGCATCGAGATCGGCATCTTCGAACACGACCAGCGGCGACTTACCGCCAAGTTCCAGCGCCACGCGCTTGACGTTCGATTGCGCCGCATAACCCATGATCAGCTTGCCGACTTCGGTGGAGCCGGTAAAGGCGATCATGTCGACATCCATGTGCAGCGCCAGCGGCTTGCCGGTCTCTTCACCGTAACCCGTCACCACATTGAAGACGCCTGCCGGCAAGCCGGCTTCGATCGCCAGCTCGGCAAGGCGGATCGCCGAAAGCGAAGACTGTTCGGCCGGCTTCAGCACCACGGAATTGCCGGCAGCGATCGCCGGCCCGAGCTTCCAGGCATCGATGATCATCGGATAGTTCCAGGGCGTGATCGCGCCGATGACGCCGAGCGGCACTTTACGGACCAATGCGCGCGCATTCGGACCGGTCGGCGCAATCTCGTCATACATCTTGTCGATCATTTCGCCGTAAAATTGAATGCCGTCGGCGCAAAGACGCACATCGACACCAAGCGACGCCATGACCGGCTTGCCGACATCGATCGTCTCGAGCATGGCCAGCTCGTCGCCATGGGCGCGAATGAGATCGGCCCATTTCAGCATGATCTTCTTCTTTTCCAGCGGCTCCTTCTTCCGCCAGACACCGCTTTCGAAGGCCGCGCGGGCAGAGGCGACCGCAGCATCGACATCGGCGACATCGCCGCGCGCAAGCTCAGCGCCGGGCTTGCCATCCATCGGGCGGATGCGGGTGAAGGTCTCGCCCGAGGCCGCGGCGCGATGGGCACCGTTTATGAAATGACGCCCTTCCGGCTTGAGGCCGGAAAGAACGTCTTCCCAATAATCGCGCGTGTAGTTCTTGGTCATCTCAGATTCCTTTCGGCAGCGCCATGACGGCGGCGGCAAAGCGGTCGATATCGGCATCCGTCACATCGCGGATCGTCGAGCGCCGCATGGGCTGGTTTTCCGGCGCACGCATTTCGCGGGCGAGATCAGCTTCGTCGAACGGCTTGAAGGCCGCGGGCAGCGAACGGACAATGCCGCAGCGATCCATCCAGTCGGAGACGAAAGCGGGCAGTTCGGCGGCGCTCTCAAGGCCGCAGGCCTTGGCAGCGGCGTTCAGATCTGCCGTATCCGATTCCACGAGCCATGGAAGCGTCGCTTCGAAGCCGAGTGCGGTTGCAAGACCATGGTGAACGGGACCAAGGCCCGCCAGCGCATGGCTGATATTGTGCGCAATCGCCGTGCCGCAATTGTCGATGGCAATGCCGCCAAAGCAGGAGCCGAGCAGCACATCGCCGCGAGCGGCCATATCATCGGGCTGCTTCACGGCCGTTTCCAGCGCACCGGTCAGCAGCTGCAGCGCCTGATGCGCATAGAACTGTGCACCGCGATGGGTGTTGCGGTTCGTGGCTGCTTCGAAGGCATGGATGAAAGCGTCGAGACCGCACCATGCCGTCAGGCTGGCGGGCAGGGTCTTCGTCAGTGCCGGATCGAGAATGACGAGATCGGCCTTCGTCTCCGGTCCCCAGATCCAGAGCTTCTTGCCTTCAGGTCCCGCGAAGATATTCGTGGCCGATGTTTCCGAACCCGTGCCGGCCGTGGTCGGGATCATGATCTTCTTCAGCGGATTCTTCGGCAGCGGGTTGGCGGCTAGCGCATAATGCATCGGATCTTCGCCCGAAGCGATGCAGCAGGCGACGATCTTGCTGAT
Coding sequences within it:
- a CDS encoding DeoR/GlpR family DNA-binding transcription regulator, with translation MFLSGRQTEILDIAKAEGRVLVEELALRFSVTPQTIRKDLNDLCDGRVLSRVHGGAIFPGGTENVKYEARRSIAAPEKHAIGRAAASLIPNNSSLFINIGTTTEAVGEALLGHHELMVITNNINVANKLRIFPSIEVVISGGVVRGSDGGIVGEAAVDFIKQFKVDYAVIGASAIDPDGALLDFDFREVKVAQAIIANARHVILVADSTKFERTAPVRIGHLSQVHTFVTDECSIESVRSIAAEHDVHLVETSRRSA
- the glpD gene encoding glycerol-3-phosphate dehydrogenase, producing MSEQVYDIFVIGGGINGCGIARDAIGRGYKVALAEMNDFASGTSSGATKLIHGGLRYLEHYEFRLVRESLMEREVLWAMAPHIIWPMRFVLPYHKGGIRPAWLIRLGLFLYDHLGGRKLLPPTATLDMKKDPAGKPLKALFTKAFEYSDGWVDDARMVVLNARDAADRGATIMPRTKVVSARREGAVWVIETENTISGEKREFRSRMLVNAAGPWVDHVLSDAFGKNQVHNVRLVQGSHIIVRKKFDGPRAYFFQNPDNRIIFAIPYEQDFTLIGTTDRDYKDDPKDVKITEDETTYLCNAASEYFKEPVRPEDIVWTYSAVRPLYDDGASKAQEATRDYVLKVEGEEGQAPLLNVFGGKLTTYRRLGEHALEKIGEAIGLKGTPWTAGSSLPGGDFPVRGYDAEVSKLKSRYPFLADQHARRLIRRYGTRATMILGNAKTIADLGRCFGSDLYEAEVRYLVEQEWAYSAADILWRRSKKGLYLSKDEAAALESYMADSHVHA
- the soxR gene encoding redox-sensitive transcriptional activator SoxR translates to MGKIDPAQFSKLLTVGEVAARSGVAVSALHFYEAKGLIESHRSRGNQRRYPREVLRRVAVIKVAQRVGIPLAEIQAALQSLPQGRTPTASDWKALSEQWKDDLDDRIKRLQGLRNQLDSCIGCGCLSLDSCPLRNPWDTLSEEGAGPRLLDPGE
- a CDS encoding NAD(P)H-dependent oxidoreductase, yielding MTERTRLAIIYGSTRPGRLCDRVVNWVARELAHYPLVDIDLIDPLEFDLPFAHNREHPGVAALSERLSDADAFIVVTPEYNHSFTASLKFVLDLVYEPWHGKPVAFVSYGGISGGLRAVEQLRLVFAELHTVTVRDTVSFANPWGRFAEDGTLENPLDARKSLVLMIARLNWWSNALKPARTTRPYRSAAA
- a CDS encoding acyltransferase, producing MENGKRLGGADFMRAVACLMVLVHHLVLRMNFYKIPPDLDMTFIIARFGNHGVSVFFVLSGFLLARPFWQALDKAQPLPSLKIYAMRRAARILPGFWFALTVGFLISFTIYGFPLDAELIGRYMAGFFLMSQWHWRTFFPVQGDGPLWSIPFETTCYVLLPVGFLLLFHPKLRSRSMLVSRLLWIGIIAISLVGHWLVVTYLPTDSVGRGWQYGFQGGAKEWMPRYNPIGFFAIFAIGALAAGIQTALPARRSVIYDTIGVLAIVMGAWQLPQSIGGAAEGYAWLGIPYQFPLLPLAVAIALCTLPQSLLLAKLLDNPVSRYVATVSFGVYIWQDIVLTLMPQLFPSSFGAGSDNVLGGWIVSSLIAAAIIFAIGTLSYVLLERPVIQWARTREGKVMRPATA
- a CDS encoding mandelate racemase/muconate lactonizing enzyme family protein, which codes for MSKIVSIEITHHRLPLDPAFKASWDGRPRKHFDATIVRVRDDEGREGIGSGDLMKGFEGHEDLFIGQDPRHVERHYEVLSHINFHYGRCWPMDLALWDLSGKITGEPVWRMLGGRASRVRLYASSGVLREPSAMADQAERYIDEGFPAMKVRFSSSSGGRGGWREDVKALEAIRARVGDRLELMVDCNQGWRMPWDTTLPWTFKDALAVAKELERLGVYWMEEPLHRSDRKGMKELKQATSVRIVGGEMTRELYEFRDIIEERAFDVIQPDVALVGGITGCRRLAYQAREAGVQFTPHSWTNGIGVLANAHLTAGVADAAWLEYPYDNPEWSEARRDYPMAAPLKHDAGWLDLGVAPGLGIVLDEERLRATRI
- a CDS encoding aldehyde dehydrogenase, whose amino-acid sequence is MTKNYTRDYWEDVLSGLKPEGRHFINGAHRAAASGETFTRIRPMDGKPGAELARGDVADVDAAVASARAAFESGVWRKKEPLEKKKIMLKWADLIRAHGDELAMLETIDVGKPVMASLGVDVRLCADGIQFYGEMIDKMYDEIAPTGPNARALVRKVPLGVIGAITPWNYPMIIDAWKLGPAIAAGNSVVLKPAEQSSLSAIRLAELAIEAGLPAGVFNVVTGYGEETGKPLALHMDVDMIAFTGSTEVGKLIMGYAAQSNVKRVALELGGKSPLVVFEDADLDAAAVAAAWGCFYNSGETCHASTRLIVQRSVQDKLIAKIEAVTRSDIALKHPLDPAAQIGALIEEEHMNKVLAMIAAGEKEGARRAFGAERVLSETGGYYVSPGVFVDMTNDMSLARQEIFGPVLAAIPFDTEEEALKIANDTIYGLAGAVFTRDMDRAHRFSEEIHAGTVWINTYDMSNFATPFGGFKQSGFGRDRSVHAIDKYCDYKTIWQQFG
- a CDS encoding iron-containing alcohol dehydrogenase, with translation MSFSISAIPDIHFGDGALSGLPAAVKSFDGVGTVLLVIDAFLAQSGLAAKISADLAEAGVKMQVFSDFAGEPKLSHLHAAIEAGQGADMVIGIGGGSALDISKIVACCIASGEDPMHYALAANPLPKNPLKKIMIPTTAGTGSETSATNIFAGPEGKKLWIWGPETKADLVILDPALTKTLPASLTAWCGLDAFIHAFEAATNRNTHRGAQFYAHQALQLLTGALETAVKQPDDMAARGDVLLGSCFGGIAIDNCGTAIAHNISHALAGLGPVHHGLATALGFEATLPWLVESDTADLNAAAKACGLESAAELPAFVSDWMDRCGIVRSLPAAFKPFDEADLAREMRAPENQPMRRSTIRDVTDADIDRFAAAVMALPKGI